The proteins below come from a single Oryzomicrobium terrae genomic window:
- the nuoH gene encoding NADH-quinone oxidoreductase subunit NuoH, whose protein sequence is MEALTQFLQGVFGASFPGVWALLKIVVILVPLMLCVAYLTYAERKVIGFMHVRIGPNRVGPLGLIQPLADAGKLLLKEIIIPSGANKTLFLLAPMLSIMPALAAWAVIPFVDGTVLANIDAGLLYVMAITSLGVYGIILAGWASNSKYAFLGALRSAAQMVSYEIAMGFALVTVLLVSQSLNLTDIVKVQEKGVFADMGLGFLSWNWLPLLPMFVVYMIAGVAETNRAPFDVAEGESEIVAGFHVEYSGMAFAVFFLAEYANMILVSALTAIMFLGGWLSPVAFLPDGFFWLAVKIAFILLFFLWFRATFPRYRYDQIMRLGWKVFIPLTIIWLVVVSGWMVSPWNIWK, encoded by the coding sequence ATGGAAGCGCTGACTCAATTCTTGCAAGGCGTGTTCGGCGCCAGCTTCCCCGGCGTCTGGGCGTTGCTCAAGATCGTCGTGATCCTGGTTCCGCTGATGCTCTGCGTGGCCTATCTGACTTACGCCGAGCGCAAGGTGATCGGTTTCATGCACGTGCGGATCGGCCCGAACCGGGTCGGTCCCCTCGGCTTGATCCAGCCGCTGGCGGATGCCGGCAAGCTGCTGCTCAAGGAAATCATCATCCCCTCCGGCGCGAACAAGACCCTGTTCCTGCTGGCGCCGATGCTTTCGATCATGCCGGCATTGGCGGCGTGGGCGGTGATTCCCTTTGTCGATGGCACCGTGCTGGCCAATATCGACGCGGGCCTGCTCTACGTGATGGCGATCACGTCCCTCGGTGTGTACGGCATCATCCTGGCCGGTTGGGCCTCCAACTCGAAGTACGCCTTCCTCGGCGCCCTACGTTCCGCGGCCCAGATGGTGTCCTACGAAATTGCCATGGGCTTTGCCCTGGTCACCGTGCTGCTGGTATCCCAGAGCCTCAACCTGACCGATATCGTCAAGGTTCAGGAAAAGGGCGTGTTCGCCGACATGGGGCTTGGTTTCCTCTCCTGGAACTGGCTGCCGCTGCTGCCGATGTTCGTGGTGTACATGATCGCCGGCGTGGCTGAGACCAACCGGGCTCCGTTTGACGTGGCCGAAGGTGAATCGGAAATCGTTGCCGGCTTCCACGTCGAATACTCGGGCATGGCCTTCGCGGTGTTCTTCCTTGCCGAATACGCCAACATGATCCTGGTGTCGGCCTTGACCGCCATCATGTTCCTCGGTGGCTGGCTGTCGCCGGTGGCCTTCCTGCCGGATGGCTTCTTCTGGCTGGCGGTAAAGATTGCGTTCATCCTGCTGTTCTTCCTGTGGTTCCGGGCGACGTTCCCCCGCTATCGCTACGACCAGATCATGCGTCTTGGCTGGAAGGTGTTCATTCCGCT